The window TCACGCAGCACCCGCCGCTGCGGCCCGACGCGCGCCCGCGCGCCCCCCCCCCCCCCTCCTGGAGGGGACGGTCTCAGGCCGTGGGGGCCAGACGGCCGAAGGACACGGCGTCGCTCCAGATCGCGCGGAGCTGGACGGGCTTCCCGGACCGGGGCGCGTCCCACATCATGTTGTCGCCGGCGTAGATGCCGACGTGGTACGCCCGGCCACCCGAGTTCGAGAAGAACACGAGGTCGCCCGGGACGGCGGCGGCGCGGGAGATGGCCGCCGCGGCCTGCTTCTGGGCGTTGGCGGTGCGCGGGATGTTCACGCCGACCTGGCGGTACACGTAGCTGGTGTAGCCCGAGCAGTCGAAGCCGGACGGCGTGGTGCCGCCGTAGACGTAGGGCACACCGGCGTAGTCGTCGGCGATGGAGAGGATCTGCGCACCGAGCGGGGCCGGGGCGGGAGCCGGAGCCGGCGCGGGCGCCGGGGCGGCGACCTGGACGGCGGCCGGCTGGGCCACGGCCACGGCGCTCTCGGCGACGCTGGAGGCGATGACCGGGGCGGCGTCGCCGGTGCGGGCGGCGCGCTCGATCACGGGGGCGACGACCACGGGGGCCGGGGCCGGAGCAGCGGCGAAGGTGGCGGTGGTCGCCAGCGTCGTCGCGGTGGCGGGGGCGGAGACGACCCCGGGGGCCGTGGTGCCGAAGGCGGCGGGGACGACGCCGGCGACCGAGGCGACGCTGGCGTCGACCGCGGACGGGGCGGCGGCGGGGGCCGCGCCGGCGGGCAGGGCGACCGCGACGAGCAGACCACCGGCAGCGGCCGCGACGGCGCCGGTGCGAGCGGCCCCTCCGGCAGTGCGGGCGACGCTGTCCGACAGGTCGGTGAAGGGCGTGAGCGGACGGACGGCAGCGCGGTGGCGCGCCTGGACGCGAGTCGTCAAGGTGTGGGCCTCTCCGACGCCTGCGAGGTGAGCTGTCGGGTTCGGGCAGGGAGTAGCCCGGCCGGTTCGCACCGGCTTCACCCCAAGGGCTCGGTCGACCTGGCGGTCGGGCCTCACCCGGAGAACTTGGTTCCCCCACCCCTGCCATGTGATGTCTCGGGGGACCTCGTCGCGGTGGCAGGGCTCGGCGTCCGCTGGAGGGCATCCACGTGCGTGGTCGTGGCTGCGGGTGGACCATAACCCGCCGACGACCGCAATGTCACGACCCGGTGACGAACAGGTGCCGGGCTGGTGACGTGCCGTGGATCCTATCCTCACTCACAGTGACCGATCGGCACTGAACGCCGATCTGCGTGAGCGCCGAACGGGTGACGGCCCCCTGGTGGACGTCACAGCCTGCGCTGCAACGCTCCCCCAGGGGGCCGTCCGAGTGGTTCCCGGTGGCGGAACGGCGCCGGCCGTGGTCCGGGGCCCGCCGCGTGGGGCCGGTGGGTCAGCCCACGGCGACGAAGATGTGCCCCGCCTCGGCCTGTGTGAGATCGACCACGGTCTCCCCCACGGTGACCTCCACGCCGGCGCCGGAGGACTTCGCGACGACCTCCACCCCGGGCACCAGACCCGCGCTGTGGAACTTCGCCAGGAGCGGGACGTCGGTCTGCAGGGGCTCACCCAGGCGCCGCACGACGACCGTCCGGCCCTCGACGTCGGGGGCCGTCAGCGGCTTCACCCCGGCCCGGAAGGCCTCGGACGCCTCGCCCTCGCCGAGCTCGGCCAGCCCCGGGATGGGGTTGCCGTAGGGGTCGAAGTGCGGGTGGTCGAGGATCGCGACGAGCCGCTTCTCGACCTCCTCGGACACGACGTGCTCCCAGCGGCAGGCCTCCTCGTGGACGAGGCTCCACTCCAGGCCGATGACGTCGGTGAGCAGCCGCTCGGTGAGCCGGTGCTTGCGCATGACGCGCATGGCCTTGGCGTTGCCGGCCTCGGTCAGCTGCAGGCGGCGGTCGGTGCCGACGTGCAGCAGCCCGTCGCGTTCCATGCGGGCCACGGTCTGGGACACGGTGGGGCCGGAGTGGTGCAGCCGCTCGGCGATGCGAGCGCGCATCGGCACGATGCCTTCCTCTTCCAGTTCGAAGACCGTCTTGAGGTACATCTCGGTGGTGTCGATGAGATCGCTCACCCGGTCATCATCCGGCATCGGCCCCGGTGGTCGCACCCCTGTCCCGCACCGCGCGAGCACGGGAGCTGCGAACGTCTCCCGATAGCGGCCCGGTCCCGCCACGGCTAGCGTCGACGTCCGTGGCGAGATCCTCCTCCACCCGCGAGGGCACCGGCGTCCTGTGGTTCCGGCGGGACCTCCGCCTGCACGACCACCCCGCGCTCCTGGCCGCCGTCGCGGACGGCGAGGTCCTGCCGCTGTTCGTCGTCGACCCCGCCCTGTGGGGGCCCTCCGGCGACGTCCGCCGCGCGTACCTGCTGCGCTCGCTGCGCGCCCTCGACGCCGACCTCGGCGGTCGCCTCGTCGTCGAGCGCGGGGAACCGGCCGAGGTCGTCCGCACCGTCGCGCGCCGCGTCCGTGCCCGCCGGGTCCACGTGAGCGCCGACGCCGGACCCTACGGGCGGCGGCGCGACGACGAGGTCGCCTCCGCCCTGGCCGACGACGAGCGCGAACTCGTCCGCACCGGGACCCCTTACGCGATCGGGCCGGGCACCATCCTCAACGGCTCCGGCAAGCCGTTCCAGGTGTTCACGCCGTTCTCCCGCGCCTGGAACGAGCACGGGTGGCCCGAACCGGCCGAACTCCCCGACGACGTCCGCTGGGTCTCCGACGGCGAGGGTGTCGACGGCCGGCACTGGCCGGCCGAACCCGACCTCGGGGACCTCACGCTGCCGGACGCGGGTGAGGAGGCAGCCCACGACCGCTGGCACGAGTTCCTCGAGCACGGCCTGGCCGACTACGGCGACGAGCGCAACCGCCCCGACCACGACGGGACCTCCCAGCTCTCGCACGCCCTGAAGTGGGGTGAGCTGCACCCGCGGACGCTGCTGGCGGACCTGCGCCGCAAGCGGTCCGACGGGGCGCAGACCTACCGGACCGAGCTGTGCTGGCGCGACTTCTACGCGGACGTCCTGTGGAACCGTCCCGACAGCGCGCGGGAGTACTACAAGCCGCAGCTCTCCGGCCTGAACTACAACGACCCCGGGGAGGCGTTCGCGGCGTGGGCCGAGGGACGCACGGGGTTCCCGATCGTCGACGCCGGGATGCGGCAGCTGCGGTCGGTCGGGTGGGTGCACAACCGCGTCCGGATGATCGTCGCGAGCTTCCTCGTCAAG is drawn from Kineococcus endophyticus and contains these coding sequences:
- a CDS encoding C40 family peptidase produces the protein MTTRVQARHRAAVRPLTPFTDLSDSVARTAGGAARTGAVAAAAGGLLVAVALPAGAAPAAAPSAVDASVASVAGVVPAAFGTTAPGVVSAPATATTLATTATFAAAPAPAPVVVAPVIERAARTGDAAPVIASSVAESAVAVAQPAAVQVAAPAPAPAPAPAPAPLGAQILSIADDYAGVPYVYGGTTPSGFDCSGYTSYVYRQVGVNIPRTANAQKQAAAAISRAAAVPGDLVFFSNSGGRAYHVGIYAGDNMMWDAPRSGKPVQLRAIWSDAVSFGRLAPTA
- a CDS encoding metal-dependent transcriptional regulator encodes the protein MSDLIDTTEMYLKTVFELEEEGIVPMRARIAERLHHSGPTVSQTVARMERDGLLHVGTDRRLQLTEAGNAKAMRVMRKHRLTERLLTDVIGLEWSLVHEEACRWEHVVSEEVEKRLVAILDHPHFDPYGNPIPGLAELGEGEASEAFRAGVKPLTAPDVEGRTVVVRRLGEPLQTDVPLLAKFHSAGLVPGVEVVAKSSGAGVEVTVGETVVDLTQAEAGHIFVAVG
- a CDS encoding cryptochrome/photolyase family protein gives rise to the protein MARSSSTREGTGVLWFRRDLRLHDHPALLAAVADGEVLPLFVVDPALWGPSGDVRRAYLLRSLRALDADLGGRLVVERGEPAEVVRTVARRVRARRVHVSADAGPYGRRRDDEVASALADDERELVRTGTPYAIGPGTILNGSGKPFQVFTPFSRAWNEHGWPEPAELPDDVRWVSDGEGVDGRHWPAEPDLGDLTLPDAGEEAAHDRWHEFLEHGLADYGDERNRPDHDGTSQLSHALKWGELHPRTLLADLRRKRSDGAQTYRTELCWRDFYADVLWNRPDSAREYYKPQLSGLNYNDPGEAFAAWAEGRTGFPIVDAGMRQLRSVGWVHNRVRMIVASFLVKDLHVEWRHGAREFLHWLRDGDLASNNHGWQWVAGSGTDASPFFRVFNPVTQGQKFDPEGDYVRRYVPELRHVSGKAAHTPWDVADGYAHGYPERIVDHAHERQVALDDYARVKG